The genomic interval TGGTTTTAAATTGTATGTCCTGccttaatataacaatgtataatAAAACATTATATAACATGGGTGGCTGGCGCTTTGCCCTATCATATTCCCAGCAACAACAAACTACCATGTAGGAGTCTGAGTCATGGAAACATAGAAGTCCCAGAAAATATTTGAAATGTATGTGAAATCGGAACCTCCATTTAGCCTGACCCAGCCTGACCCCTGGTTGTAATGTGAAGACAATCCTGGGATCCCGGAGCAAGTGAAACAGATAAGATTAGTTGTCTTCTGCTGCTCTGTTAACTGTTTCTTATGTAGTGTTTATTGGTGAATGGGTTGACCCTGACAACCAATAAAATCAACATTACAGCCGAAAGCTAAATAAATCTACGGATAGGAACATCCCTCACTTGCACTATACCATTACAGTATGACTTACCCTGTTCTTGCAAAGTTGGCCCAGATTTTCATAAGTCTTCTACTAAACACTTGTTCTTGGTTTGAAAATTGTTGAGATAAAATAAGTGGTTTTCCAAATAACATTGCCACTTCTGCACCATGGGCGACCCCCATCCACTCTGGAAGTCCTTCATTTGATGGACGATGATCATATTCGTAAACGTATAGGTTATTTTTAGCCTTtgcaacaaaatgtgcaaaataTTTTGAAGGACACATAAAATTATTGTCTCTCAGTATCTGCTCCATGGCTTTACGATTCTTCTCAGTGTTTTTTTCATCATCCCAGTCTACATATAGTAACATCATAGATTCTACAGAGAGATCATCTCCTGGTGGGAAGAAATATCTCAGACCTTCTTTAAGTTCCTCCATAGTAATTAGACTTTCATTTTTTACACTAAATCCTGGTGCACCGAACACTGGCAATGGGTTACTGTCATCTTTAGTTACACCTATCAAAATATCAGTATTCATGGCTGACTGTTTTACTAGGTTGTGGGGGATGTCAGTTATAAAATCATTATCCAAAGCTGGAACAAAATTGGACAGGGTTTGCTTATCAACTATGTCTTTGGCATCTACTTTTTGTAAGCAGGCTATAGAGGCATCATCCTCTTCTGTAGGACAGTTGAGGAGTTTGGCTAATTGTATGGAAGACCTCCTCGACCTTTCATGAGAATTGAATGCCCAGTTTGCTGGTGGTGCTCCACTTTGAGGAATTGCTCTTTTAAAATAAGAATGGCTTCCTGGGCTCATCACATGATACCCTACAGAAGCAGCTCCGGCACTATGTCCAAAAATTGTGATACTGTCCGGATTTCCACCAAAAGCTGCAATATTGTCATGAACCCATTGAAGAGCCAGCCTTTGGTCAAACAAACCAGCATTTCCTGGAGCTTTAGTATTTCCTGATAAAGCTAAGAAACCAAATGCTCCAACTCTGTAGTTCATTGACACTACGATGACTTCCTCAGAAGCTGCCAGCACACTTCCATCATATGCATCTAAAGAGGAACTACCAGAATTAAACCCTCCTCCATGGATGAACACCATGACGTGTGCTGGTTTAGACATGGGTTGTGGAACCCATACATTCAGATTCAGACAGTCCTCACTCATTTCAATTTTGCCAATTCCCATATCTGTCCCAGTTATCTCACCATAGGAATCATCTTTACTCTGAAAGCAAGATTTTCCATACATGGTGGCTTTGTAAACTCCATGCCATGGTGCCCGGGGTTCTGGTTTTTTGAACCTTTTTTCTCCTGTTGGTGCTTCTCCATATGGAATTCCTAGATAGGCTGTGACAGTACGAGACATCACAGACTGCTTTATTCCACTCACTTTCCCCTGCCTTGTTTCTAACATAGTGTCATCTTCTGCCGTAATATATACAGCAAGTATAGTTAGTATTACGAAACAGGTTTTGTTGATGTAGAACCTCATATTTTTGTGCTCCAAGTCTGCACTTATGAAaacataatatattaatatttattaaatttttcacGCACATATAAATTATTTCTTCCAAAATACTttaacttaaccccttaaggacacagcccaaaagtgccttaaggaccaggcctcttttttcaaaactgacatgtgtcactttaaatgctaATAACTtcgagacggtttaacttacacaagt from Leptodactylus fuscus isolate aLepFus1 chromosome 7, aLepFus1.hap2, whole genome shotgun sequence carries:
- the LOC142213371 gene encoding cholinesterase-like, encoding MLETRQGKVSGIKQSVMSRTVTAYLGIPYGEAPTGEKRFKKPEPRAPWHGVYKATMYGKSCFQSKDDSYGEITGTDMGIGKIEMSEDCLNLNVWVPQPMSKPAHVMVFIHGGGFNSGSSSLDAYDGSVLAASEEVIVVSMNYRVGAFGFLALSGNTKAPGNAGLFDQRLALQWVHDNIAAFGGNPDSITIFGHSAGAASVGYHVMSPGSHSYFKRAIPQSGAPPANWAFNSHERSRRSSIQLAKLLNCPTEEDDASIACLQKVDAKDIVDKQTLSNFVPALDNDFITDIPHNLVKQSAMNTDILIGVTKDDSNPLPVFGAPGFSVKNESLITMEELKEGLRYFFPPGDDLSVESMMLLYVDWDDEKNTEKNRKAMEQILRDNNFMCPSKYFAHFVAKAKNNLYVYEYDHRPSNEGLPEWMGVAHGAEVAMLFGKPLILSQQFSNQEQVFSRRLMKIWANFARTGNPSDDEFHWPQYSAEEQRYAVLKVDRIDVKQKWNSQKCQFWNSFYPKLEQKLIREETS